The Vallitalea okinawensis genome includes a window with the following:
- a CDS encoding abortive infection system antitoxin AbiGi family protein codes for MGRISAGSVFHFTDSFEKLRDIIENNCFKPRCVIEKRKQEEIAIPMVCFCDLPLSQMGEHIKKYGNYGVGLRKEWAAKQSISPVMYEAINPSKENAFDVVLKKANNIGDETLLERMKYFSWYIKSYDGYDTTKDFVQFYNEREWRYIPPYEALCEASYFPSIFSKNLKEIQSQFNHNQSKNFNLTFQLEDITYFFISYEWELESLASIMTLDKDQEMSLLSRVIWTKDLLEDF; via the coding sequence ATGGGGAGAATAAGTGCTGGATCAGTTTTTCACTTTACAGATAGCTTTGAGAAACTTAGAGATATTATAGAGAATAACTGCTTTAAACCACGATGCGTCATTGAAAAAAGGAAGCAAGAGGAAATAGCTATTCCTATGGTATGCTTTTGTGATTTACCTCTATCGCAAATGGGGGAACACATAAAGAAATACGGCAATTATGGAGTAGGTTTAAGAAAGGAGTGGGCTGCTAAGCAAAGTATTTCACCGGTTATGTATGAAGCAATTAATCCATCCAAAGAAAATGCATTTGATGTTGTACTAAAGAAAGCTAATAACATTGGTGATGAGACACTATTAGAGCGCATGAAGTATTTCAGTTGGTACATTAAAAGTTATGATGGTTATGATACAACTAAGGATTTTGTTCAATTTTACAATGAAAGGGAGTGGCGCTACATACCGCCATATGAAGCGTTATGTGAGGCAAGCTATTTCCCTAGCATATTTTCTAAGAACCTAAAGGAAATTCAAAGCCAGTTTAATCATAACCAAAGTAAGAATTTTAACTTAACATTTCAGCTGGAGGATATCACTTATTTTTTTATTTCTTATGAATGGGAACTAGAAAGCCTAGCATCTATAATGACATTAGATAAAGATCAAGAAATGTCCTTATTATCACGTGTTATTTGGACCAAGGATTTACTTGAAGATTTTTAA
- a CDS encoding alpha-glycosidase: MITREAIYHVPKGSYCYAYDENTMHIKLRTKKDDCDQVFLAYGDPYNWVTEEVDGKKENRWDKDEIPMEKVGTTQLYDYWFIAIQPERKRLRYGFLCKNATDCVFYGDNGIYEVENGQSADDTSEYIAFPYMNPVDIFQGPEWVKDTVWYQIFPERFCNGNKENDPEGALPWGSTEPTPNNFFGGDLEGIINKLDYLKDLGVTGVYFTPLFVSPSNHKYDTTDYMEIDPSFGTKEVLKKLIEEAHKRGIKVMLDAVYNHAGWTFGPWQDVLKNGEQSKYKDWFYINRFPLFPKGIDPFNLPAHGEGDYRDLGYDTFAYTPFMPKFNTENPEVRQYLLDVSTYYAKEFNIDAWRLDVANEISHDFWKDFRKAVKAVNPDLYIVGEVWHESSAWLRGDQFDSVMNYPLGNAIINFLAKGKIDAEEFGDRLVDQMHRYSENINEVMFNLLDSHDTPRLLTQCKNNKDTFKLAYVIQLSQMGSPCIYYGTEIGLDGEHDPGCRKCMIWDKEKQDRKIFKHMQTLLQLRKDYPAICRGSLHIMDTDAKKNVITYMKQYKGEKVYYLINNNSEKNTITLPQELVDQKVKDLYNGKDLSLDISLTLEAYGFKIIKL; encoded by the coding sequence ATGATTACAAGAGAAGCAATTTATCATGTGCCTAAGGGTAGTTACTGCTATGCATACGATGAAAATACCATGCACATTAAACTGAGGACAAAGAAAGATGATTGTGACCAAGTCTTTTTAGCTTATGGCGATCCTTATAACTGGGTTACAGAAGAAGTCGATGGTAAAAAAGAAAATCGCTGGGATAAAGATGAAATTCCCATGGAAAAAGTAGGAACAACTCAACTTTATGATTATTGGTTTATAGCAATCCAACCAGAGAGAAAGCGACTACGCTACGGTTTTTTATGCAAAAATGCAACCGATTGCGTCTTCTATGGCGATAATGGTATCTATGAAGTTGAAAATGGCCAATCAGCTGATGATACTTCAGAATACATTGCCTTTCCCTATATGAACCCTGTCGATATTTTCCAAGGTCCTGAATGGGTTAAAGATACTGTATGGTATCAAATCTTTCCTGAACGTTTCTGTAACGGTAACAAAGAAAATGATCCTGAGGGAGCTCTTCCTTGGGGCAGTACCGAACCAACCCCAAATAACTTCTTTGGTGGAGATTTAGAAGGTATCATTAATAAATTAGATTATCTTAAAGACTTAGGTGTTACTGGTGTCTATTTCACACCTCTTTTCGTATCACCAAGTAATCATAAATATGATACAACTGACTATATGGAAATCGACCCTAGCTTTGGTACAAAAGAAGTTCTCAAAAAGCTTATTGAAGAAGCACATAAACGTGGCATTAAAGTCATGTTAGATGCTGTTTATAATCATGCAGGTTGGACATTCGGACCATGGCAAGATGTTCTTAAAAATGGTGAGCAATCTAAATATAAAGATTGGTTCTATATTAACCGTTTCCCATTATTCCCTAAGGGTATCGATCCTTTTAACTTGCCAGCGCATGGTGAAGGTGACTATAGAGATCTAGGATATGATACTTTTGCGTATACACCTTTTATGCCAAAATTCAATACAGAGAACCCTGAAGTTAGACAATATTTATTAGATGTATCCACTTACTATGCAAAGGAATTCAATATTGATGCTTGGCGCTTAGATGTAGCCAATGAAATTTCTCATGATTTTTGGAAAGACTTTAGAAAAGCTGTAAAAGCTGTAAACCCTGATCTTTATATTGTAGGAGAAGTGTGGCATGAATCAAGCGCCTGGTTACGCGGCGATCAATTTGACTCAGTAATGAATTATCCTCTTGGTAACGCCATCATTAACTTCTTAGCTAAGGGTAAAATTGATGCTGAGGAATTTGGTGATAGACTTGTTGACCAAATGCATCGTTACAGTGAAAACATCAATGAAGTCATGTTCAATTTATTAGATAGTCATGATACACCACGCTTGTTAACACAATGCAAAAATAATAAAGACACCTTTAAATTAGCCTATGTGATTCAGCTTTCTCAAATGGGATCACCTTGTATTTATTACGGAACAGAAATCGGCTTAGATGGTGAGCATGACCCAGGCTGTAGAAAATGCATGATTTGGGATAAAGAAAAGCAAGATCGTAAGATATTCAAACATATGCAAACCTTACTACAACTTCGCAAGGACTATCCTGCTATATGTCGTGGTAGCCTTCATATCATGGATACAGATGCTAAAAAGAATGTCATTACGTATATGAAACAATATAAAGGTGAAAAAGTATACTACTTGATCAACAATAACTCTGAGAAGAATACAATTACTTTACCGCAAGAATTAGTTGATCAAAAAGTTAAAGACCTATATAATGGGAAGGATTTATCTCTAGATATATCTTTAACTTTAGAAGCTTATGGTTTTAAAATAATTAAATTATAG
- a CDS encoding sensor histidine kinase, with protein MRGNFLKKIRVQIAAYSLGAGLLTILLIGVILYFSISGIVLKESLNATETAIQKSSDYIDLYLERLKALSFILAKDPDTINYFKISEENEEAGKNIMAMIETSMETDPFIQSIIMVGKDGRIMSNEKSLHMSMSNDMMKESWYVAAIYNEMPVLTSARMQNFSMDKENWVISLSREIKDEQGSNIGVLLLDIQYKVIEDYLNDLDLGRDGCAFIINDEGHVVYHKDPAYFTDIKLQDELIELSTMAKGYDVENKILVQPYHLKNADWTLIGVSSLDSLEDIKRQLIETLIIVSILLLIGVAFSGTFFAGRITDPINKLEKAMVDIEKGLQKVEITEKGCFEARSLGNHFNKMVARIEELMDEIAHKERYLREYELKVLHSQINPHFLYNTLDTIVWMAEFNDSEKVIAITKALAQFFRLSLSGGSELTTIHNEFLHVSQYLFIQKERYGEKLNYQLDYEEDLEEVKIPKIILQPIVENAIYHGIRGLENGGQITVNAMRKGHKIIFTIEDNGEGFNPGKMNQSKEDQGVKLGGVGIKNVDKRIKLYYGEDYGIQVNSVVGKGTKVIITIGDRILGIDSIT; from the coding sequence ATGAGAGGCAACTTCTTAAAAAAAATACGCGTGCAAATAGCTGCCTATTCATTAGGTGCTGGTCTTCTTACAATTCTCTTAATTGGGGTTATTCTTTACTTTAGTATATCTGGTATTGTTTTGAAGGAGTCATTAAATGCTACAGAGACTGCTATACAAAAAAGCAGTGATTATATTGATCTTTACTTAGAGCGACTAAAAGCATTATCATTCATATTAGCTAAGGATCCAGATACAATTAATTATTTTAAAATTTCTGAGGAGAATGAAGAGGCTGGTAAAAACATCATGGCAATGATAGAAACATCCATGGAAACGGACCCTTTCATCCAATCCATTATTATGGTAGGAAAAGATGGAAGAATCATGTCTAATGAAAAGAGTCTTCATATGTCTATGTCCAATGATATGATGAAAGAAAGCTGGTATGTAGCAGCTATTTATAATGAAATGCCTGTGTTAACATCGGCTAGGATGCAGAATTTTTCCATGGATAAAGAAAATTGGGTTATTTCACTTAGCCGAGAGATTAAGGATGAACAGGGAAGCAATATTGGTGTACTTCTTCTTGATATTCAGTATAAAGTAATAGAAGACTATCTTAATGATCTAGATCTTGGAAGGGATGGTTGTGCCTTTATTATCAATGATGAGGGACATGTAGTTTATCATAAAGACCCAGCCTATTTTACAGATATAAAATTGCAAGACGAGCTTATAGAATTAAGTACGATGGCGAAAGGTTATGATGTAGAAAATAAAATATTAGTTCAGCCGTACCATTTAAAGAATGCAGATTGGACACTGATAGGTGTTTCCTCCTTAGATAGTTTGGAAGATATTAAAAGGCAGTTAATTGAAACGTTGATTATCGTGAGCATATTGCTTCTTATAGGGGTGGCTTTTAGTGGTACATTTTTTGCAGGTCGTATCACTGATCCTATCAATAAGTTAGAAAAAGCAATGGTAGATATAGAAAAGGGACTTCAAAAAGTAGAAATCACAGAAAAAGGATGCTTTGAGGCTAGAAGCCTAGGGAACCACTTTAATAAAATGGTAGCGAGAATAGAAGAACTTATGGATGAGATTGCACATAAAGAAAGGTACTTACGTGAATATGAACTTAAAGTACTTCATAGCCAGATTAACCCTCATTTCTTATACAACACTTTAGATACCATTGTCTGGATGGCTGAATTCAATGACAGTGAGAAAGTCATTGCTATTACGAAGGCTTTAGCTCAATTTTTCAGATTATCATTAAGTGGCGGAAGTGAATTAACAACCATCCATAATGAATTTTTACATGTTAGTCAATACCTATTTATACAAAAAGAACGTTATGGAGAAAAACTTAATTACCAGCTTGATTATGAAGAGGATTTAGAAGAGGTTAAAATCCCTAAAATTATCCTGCAGCCTATAGTAGAAAATGCTATCTACCATGGTATAAGAGGATTAGAAAATGGTGGACAGATTACAGTCAACGCCATGAGAAAAGGACATAAGATAATTTTTACCATAGAGGATAATGGAGAAGGATTTAATCCTGGGAAAATGAATCAGAGTAAAGAAGATCAAGGTGTAAAACTAGGCGGTGTTGGTATAAAAAACGTTGATAAAAGAATTAAACTTTATTATGGTGAAGATTATGGGATTCAAGTAAATTCAGTGGTTGGTAAAGGAACGAAGGTAATTATCACTATTGGTGACAGGATTCTTGGTATCGATAGTATAACCTAA
- a CDS encoding response regulator transcription factor — MDDEPIVRRGIQTFIDFEALSIDKVYEASNGEEALQIFKRELPDLVLADINMPKMNGLEFAAKSKGIKENVKIAFITGYDYFDYAVAALKTGVDDYILKPVSKKDIYELLQNLITKIRNEKVDDEVKTVIKDLANSSGVKEDCGYQAKLHQLIEENISNSNLNLVFLADQMGLSVGYLSGLFKKLFNVSFKEYVLSNRMERAKILLLSTEMKNYEIAEIIGFQDPNYFSACFKKWYGESPGKYREKVKE, encoded by the coding sequence GTGGATGATGAACCTATTGTTCGTAGAGGGATACAGACTTTTATAGATTTTGAAGCATTATCTATAGATAAGGTATATGAAGCTTCAAACGGTGAAGAAGCCCTTCAAATATTTAAAAGAGAGCTGCCTGATTTGGTTCTAGCTGATATTAACATGCCTAAGATGAATGGATTAGAATTTGCTGCCAAGTCAAAAGGAATAAAGGAAAATGTAAAGATTGCTTTTATTACTGGTTATGACTATTTTGATTATGCAGTGGCGGCTTTGAAAACAGGCGTAGATGATTACATACTAAAACCTGTTTCTAAGAAAGACATCTATGAGTTATTGCAAAATTTGATTACAAAGATTAGAAATGAAAAAGTAGATGATGAAGTGAAGACAGTTATTAAGGACTTAGCCAATAGTTCTGGTGTAAAAGAAGATTGCGGTTATCAAGCTAAGTTACATCAGCTAATTGAAGAGAACATTTCTAATAGCAATCTGAATTTAGTCTTTTTAGCTGATCAAATGGGGCTAAGTGTGGGTTATCTCAGTGGACTTTTTAAGAAGCTCTTTAATGTGTCTTTTAAAGAATACGTATTAAGCAATCGGATGGAGCGAGCAAAAATACTTTTATTAAGTACAGAGATGAAAAACTATGAAATAGCCGAGATTATTGGTTTTCAAGATCCTAATTATTTCAGTGCTTGTTTTAAAAAGTGGTACGGTGAATCCCCGGGGAAATACAGAGAAAAGGTAAAGGAGTGA
- the msrB gene encoding peptide-methionine (R)-S-oxide reductase MsrB — translation MKAIITVGLVIVIGIGLMVFAHRFLAEDDPLSTGDMDNSFVSAVAHDPSPIPSNPNEHVDFSDSQFEEIWLAGGCFWGVEAYMSRIYGVYDVTSGYANGNTEDPSYQDVIYGSGHVETVHVKYDPQKVNLETLLTSFFKVIDPTSLNKQGNDRGEQYRTGIYYRDEKDLPIIEKVIASEQEKHDKPIVTEVEILNHYYLAEEYHQDYLEKNPNGYCHIDFSHLEEAVYIDPAKYTKPSDEVLKEKLTDIQYRVTQLNDTERAFTNEYWDSKEPGIYVDVATGEPLFTSKDKYDSGCGWPSFTKPIVAEVVNYTVDESFNMIRTEVKSRVGDSHLGHVFDDGPKDQGGKRYCINSASIRFVPVDEMAENGYEDLIQLVTK, via the coding sequence ATGAAAGCCATTATTACTGTAGGATTAGTAATTGTGATTGGGATAGGATTAATGGTATTTGCCCATAGATTTTTAGCTGAGGATGATCCTTTATCAACTGGGGATATGGATAATAGTTTTGTTTCAGCTGTTGCTCATGATCCATCTCCTATACCTAGTAACCCAAATGAACATGTTGATTTTAGTGATAGCCAGTTTGAGGAAATTTGGTTGGCAGGAGGTTGTTTCTGGGGAGTTGAAGCTTATATGTCACGGATCTATGGAGTATACGATGTAACTTCTGGATATGCTAATGGTAATACGGAAGATCCTTCTTATCAGGATGTTATTTATGGTTCAGGTCATGTGGAAACGGTTCATGTTAAGTATGATCCCCAAAAGGTTAATTTAGAGACACTATTAACCTCTTTCTTTAAAGTTATTGATCCAACGAGTTTAAATAAACAAGGTAATGATCGTGGTGAGCAGTATCGAACAGGTATCTATTATAGAGATGAGAAGGATCTTCCTATTATTGAAAAGGTTATAGCAAGTGAACAGGAAAAACATGATAAACCTATCGTTACGGAAGTAGAAATTCTTAACCATTACTACTTAGCAGAGGAATATCATCAAGATTATTTAGAGAAAAATCCAAATGGCTATTGTCATATAGATTTTAGTCATCTAGAGGAGGCGGTTTATATCGATCCAGCAAAATATACCAAACCAAGTGATGAAGTGTTAAAAGAGAAATTAACAGATATACAATACCGAGTAACACAGTTAAACGATACAGAAAGAGCTTTTACGAACGAGTATTGGGATAGTAAAGAGCCTGGCATCTACGTGGATGTAGCAACAGGGGAACCGTTATTTACATCAAAAGATAAGTATGATTCAGGATGTGGATGGCCAAGTTTCACAAAACCAATAGTAGCTGAAGTGGTTAATTATACAGTTGATGAAAGTTTTAATATGATTCGTACTGAAGTAAAAAGCCGTGTTGGTGATAGTCATCTTGGCCATGTTTTTGATGATGGACCAAAAGATCAAGGTGGGAAACGTTACTGTATTAACAGTGCTTCTATTCGATTTGTTCCAGTAGATGAAATGGCTGAGAACGGTTATGAAGATCTTATTCAACTTGTAACAAAGTGA
- a CDS encoding pentapeptide MXKDX repeat protein translates to MKRLKVLVVALIVVLGVVGCTKQTQMKQEDTMNHTNSDKMKDDHKSEDKMEDQMKDDKMSEDEMKNDEMKDDNMSEDKMENDEMKDDNMSDDQMEEQVMNKGREATLFSLQDLDGNTHALSDYNGEKVYVKFWASWCSICLAGLDELNTLSGEDNDFKVLTVVSPGHKGEQSVEDFVNWFAGLEGVENITVLLDEGGEISKAYGVRGYPTSVYIGSDGILVKTLPGHNGNEQIKSSFEEIY, encoded by the coding sequence ATGAAAAGGTTAAAAGTATTGGTGGTTGCTCTTATAGTTGTTTTGGGAGTAGTGGGGTGTACAAAGCAAACACAAATGAAACAAGAAGATACAATGAATCATACTAATTCAGATAAGATGAAAGACGACCATAAATCAGAAGACAAAATGGAAGATCAAATGAAAGATGATAAGATGTCTGAGGATGAAATGAAAAATGACGAAATGAAGGATGACAACATGTCTGAGGATAAAATGGAAAATGACGAAATGAAAGATGACAATATGTCTGATGATCAAATGGAAGAACAGGTTATGAATAAGGGACGAGAAGCAACACTCTTTAGTCTTCAAGATCTGGATGGTAATACCCATGCCCTATCAGACTATAATGGAGAGAAAGTTTATGTGAAGTTCTGGGCATCTTGGTGCTCCATTTGCTTAGCTGGTCTTGATGAGTTAAACACACTATCTGGTGAAGATAATGATTTTAAAGTGTTAACTGTTGTATCGCCAGGGCATAAAGGGGAGCAAAGTGTAGAAGATTTTGTGAACTGGTTTGCTGGACTTGAGGGTGTGGAAAATATTACAGTACTTTTAGATGAAGGTGGAGAGATTAGTAAGGCTTATGGTGTAAGAGGTTATCCAACTTCTGTATACATTGGGTCAGATGGTATTTTGGTTAAGACTCTTCCAGGGCATAATGGGAATGAGCAGATTAAGAGTAGTTTTGAGGAGATATATTAA
- a CDS encoding cytochrome c biogenesis CcdA family protein produces the protein MAGEQIFISTVFIAGLLSFFSPCILPLLPVYISYFGGEDGEKEIKGIRIGKLLINPRVVLRTMIFVGGLSTSFVILGFGAGALGAFLNSRIFFVVSGSVVILLGMHQTGLFKLHFLEREKKLDLKRSKRSDLLGTYLLGFTFSFGWTPCIGPVLGAVLGLSAIEGQAVYGAWLMFVYALGLMIPFLVISIFSDLLLRHVRKLNKHMGKIRIVGGIIIIFMGILLMTDSLNMIVALFE, from the coding sequence CCTTGTATTTTGCCTCTCCTACCGGTGTATATTTCTTATTTTGGAGGAGAAGATGGTGAAAAGGAGATTAAGGGTATTCGAATAGGCAAGTTATTGATTAATCCTCGTGTAGTATTAAGAACAATGATCTTTGTTGGAGGACTTTCCACTAGTTTTGTAATTCTTGGTTTTGGCGCTGGTGCCTTAGGCGCTTTCCTCAATAGTCGTATTTTTTTCGTTGTTAGTGGTTCTGTCGTTATTCTACTAGGAATGCATCAAACAGGACTTTTTAAGCTTCATTTTTTGGAAAGAGAGAAGAAGTTAGACTTAAAGCGAAGTAAAAGAAGTGACTTACTAGGTACTTATCTTTTAGGGTTTACATTTAGTTTTGGATGGACACCATGTATTGGACCAGTACTTGGAGCGGTACTAGGGTTATCAGCTATTGAAGGGCAGGCTGTCTATGGAGCGTGGCTTATGTTCGTTTACGCACTTGGTCTTATGATCCCTTTCCTAGTTATCTCAATTTTCTCAGACCTACTTTTAAGACATGTGAGAAAACTAAATAAGCATATGGGAAAGATTCGAATAGTTGGTGGTATCATTATTATCTTTATGGGGATCTTGCTTATGACAGATAGTTTGAACATGATCGTCGCATTATTTGAGTAG